From the Hymenobacter yonginensis genome, one window contains:
- the tamL gene encoding translocation and assembly module lipoprotein TamL, whose product MKPSLFRRTNTPSASSAASAGAGRLWRPWAALTALLLAAGCSGTKFIPEGSYLYTGSSVKVQSAALIPNEAALTTELTSVIAPKPNAAIPLLGARPKLYFWHMGEGKTKGLGKWLADKYGEKPVLLSEVDTQKVKSLMANRLNNNGYFKPVVHSKVQKKDRTATVDYLAQVGKPYLIKQIQYPERDTLLDRAIRATQAGSLLKVGDPYNLQTLINERIRIDGELKNQGYYYFTPDYLLFQVDSTLDNQANIYVKVKGTIPKRAAQPYVINRVSLNTDYSLSDTASQGRPPFMYQGYRYYPDEKVFKAKAITNATFLYPDSLYRRRRADQTLSRLMSLGTFKFVDIRFRPARNQPDSAEYGHLNAFVRMTQVPKKSLRGEVGLVSKSNGFVGPGFKVQFRNRSALRGAEQLLINVTGAFENQTRTGTNAIGLTSYELGVDAQLIVPRLITPPFDIRLRNSDFQPRTSFGAGYKYVQRLEAFKQDAFSLNYGYTWKTNITNEHDLRPIDLQYLRLGGVSDTFQALLNKNAFLANSFRQQFILGSSYRYTYNQQALEQRRNQIYFSGGIEVSGNAAYLLSNFTGQTKETNPDGTKAYTLIGQQFSQYSKVDLEVRNYFRISSNPTSGNKIATRVLIGAGLPYLNSRVLPYLKQYGIGGPNSVRAYAARGIGPGTYRANTDRSTSFYDQVGDLRFEANAEYRQDLFPYVKGALFVDAGNIWLLNEDVDRPGGQFEPSKFLNQLAIGAGAGIRIDVQFFVIRFDAAVPVRAPYGTPDDKAPRLNIAIGYPF is encoded by the coding sequence ATGAAGCCTTCCCTCTTTCGTCGCACCAATACTCCCTCGGCTTCTTCGGCTGCCTCCGCCGGAGCTGGCAGGCTGTGGCGGCCCTGGGCAGCGCTGACGGCCCTACTGCTGGCGGCAGGCTGTTCGGGTACCAAGTTCATTCCGGAAGGCAGCTACCTCTACACCGGCAGCAGCGTGAAGGTGCAGTCAGCGGCGCTCATCCCCAACGAAGCCGCCCTCACCACCGAGCTGACGTCCGTTATTGCGCCCAAGCCCAACGCCGCCATTCCACTGCTCGGCGCCCGCCCCAAGCTGTATTTCTGGCACATGGGCGAAGGCAAAACCAAGGGCCTGGGCAAGTGGCTGGCCGATAAATACGGCGAAAAGCCGGTGCTGCTGAGCGAGGTGGACACCCAGAAGGTGAAAAGCCTGATGGCCAACCGCCTCAACAACAATGGCTACTTCAAGCCTGTGGTGCACAGCAAAGTGCAGAAGAAGGACCGCACGGCCACCGTCGACTACCTGGCGCAGGTGGGCAAGCCCTATCTTATCAAGCAGATTCAGTACCCGGAGCGCGACACCCTGCTCGACCGCGCCATCCGTGCCACCCAGGCCGGCTCGCTGCTGAAAGTCGGCGACCCGTATAACCTGCAAACCCTCATCAACGAGCGGATCCGGATCGACGGCGAGCTGAAAAACCAGGGCTACTACTACTTCACTCCCGACTACCTGCTGTTTCAGGTCGACAGCACCCTCGACAACCAGGCCAATATCTATGTGAAGGTGAAGGGCACGATTCCGAAGCGCGCGGCCCAGCCCTACGTGATCAACCGTGTGAGCCTGAACACCGACTACTCGCTCTCCGATACTGCCTCCCAGGGCCGCCCGCCCTTCATGTACCAGGGCTACCGCTATTACCCTGATGAAAAGGTGTTTAAGGCCAAGGCCATCACCAACGCCACCTTCCTCTACCCCGACAGCCTCTACCGTCGCCGCCGCGCCGACCAGACTCTTAGCCGCCTCATGAGCCTGGGCACGTTCAAGTTCGTGGACATCCGTTTCCGCCCCGCTCGCAACCAGCCCGACTCGGCCGAATACGGCCACCTCAACGCCTTCGTGCGCATGACGCAGGTGCCCAAGAAAAGCCTGCGCGGCGAAGTAGGCCTGGTCAGCAAGTCCAACGGCTTCGTTGGCCCCGGCTTTAAGGTGCAGTTCCGCAACCGCTCGGCCCTGCGCGGCGCCGAGCAACTGCTGATCAACGTCACAGGCGCCTTCGAAAACCAGACCCGCACCGGTACTAACGCCATCGGCCTCACCTCCTACGAGCTGGGGGTCGATGCGCAGCTTATCGTGCCGCGGCTCATCACCCCGCCCTTCGATATCCGCCTGCGCAACTCCGACTTCCAGCCCCGCACCTCCTTCGGCGCCGGCTACAAGTACGTGCAGCGCCTGGAGGCATTCAAACAGGACGCCTTCAGCCTCAACTACGGCTACACTTGGAAAACTAACATCACCAACGAGCACGACCTGCGCCCCATCGACCTGCAGTATCTGCGCTTAGGGGGCGTTTCTGATACCTTCCAGGCGCTGCTCAATAAGAATGCCTTTCTAGCCAACAGCTTCCGCCAGCAGTTCATCCTGGGCAGCAGCTACCGCTACACCTACAACCAGCAGGCCCTGGAGCAGCGCCGCAACCAGATCTATTTCAGCGGGGGCATCGAGGTTTCCGGCAATGCCGCTTACCTGCTCAGCAACTTCACCGGCCAGACCAAGGAAACCAACCCCGACGGCACTAAAGCCTACACGCTCATCGGCCAGCAGTTTTCACAGTACTCCAAGGTCGATCTGGAAGTGCGTAACTACTTCCGCATTTCCTCCAACCCCACCAGCGGCAACAAAATTGCCACCCGCGTGCTCATTGGCGCCGGCCTGCCTTACCTGAACTCCCGCGTGCTGCCCTACCTCAAGCAGTACGGTATCGGCGGCCCCAACAGCGTCCGAGCCTACGCAGCCCGCGGCATCGGCCCCGGCACCTACCGCGCCAATACCGACCGTTCCACCAGCTTCTACGACCAAGTCGGCGACCTGCGCTTCGAAGCCAACGCCGAGTACCGCCAAGACCTGTTTCCCTATGTGAAAGGAGCTCTGTTTGTAGATGCCGGCAATATCTGGCTGCTTAATGAAGATGTAGACCGTCCCGGGGGCCAATTCGAACCCAGCAAGTTCCTCAACCAGCTGGCCATCGGCGCTGGTGCAGGCATCCGCATCGACGTGCAGTTCTTCGTCATTCGCTTCGATGCCGCGGTCCCCGTGCGCGCCCCCTACGGCACCCCCGACGACAAGGCCCCACGCTTGAACATTGCCATCGGCTACCCTTTCTAG